One window of the Delphinus delphis chromosome 20, mDelDel1.2, whole genome shotgun sequence genome contains the following:
- the ZNF175 gene encoding zinc finger protein 175, whose translation MPTQLQAPGKSGAVSKRDQELKPGKDMLADVNLPQRPQVLGSEERDGSCEGSVSFEDVTIDFSREEWQQLDPAQRRLYQDVMLEIYSHLFSVGYRIPNPEIIFRMEKRKEQWMREAELPRQRYHEGESGLETLQWEISETASFHNEMLDEVTRDGTWCSILEKLWEEADQTKRDQKNQSKPSHQGAFLNKKKLNTERDRNYKDPGKIIRARPHLVSSQKRPRKRCSRAKSLKPNLEVNHQNQSNTTEHLDEMVESGQLFTHSSSSASCKNTHTGENFCEGNSCTKGFSHKQSFTQHQVHTQEKPDKCTECGRDFTQKSHLLEQQRFHSVENLQECGKCGRAFTPQPKLGVYVTDHTGNIPYICKECGKVFVQRPELVTHQKTHTRKKPHKCHECGKAFFQMLSLFRHQKTHTREKLYECSECGKGFSQNSTLSIHQKIHTGERQYVCSECGKAFTQKSTLSLHQRIHSGDKSYVCIECGQAFIQKAHLIVHQRSHTGEKPYQCHNCGKSFISKSQLDIHHRIHTGEKPYECSDCGKTFTQKSHLNIHQKIHTGERHHVCSECGKAFNQKSILSMHQRIHTGEKPYKCSDCGKAFTSKSQFREHQRIHTGEKPYVCTACGKAFNGRSNFHKHQMTHSRERTFACYKCGHTFTQKSELITHQRTHIGEKPYECCDCGKSFSRKPQLKVHQRIHTGERPYMCSKCGKSFNNRSNFNKHQTTHTRDKSSVPNMHIHK comes from the exons ATGCCCACCCAGCTCCAGGCTCCTGGAAAGAGTGGAGCTGTCAGCAAAAGAGACCAAGAATTGAAGCCCGGAAAGGACATGCTTGCTGATGTGAATTTACCGCAGAGGCCCCAGGTCTTGGGTTCAGAAGAGCGGGACGGATCATGTGAG GGCTCCGTATCATTTGAGGACGTGACCATAGACTTCAGCAGGGAGGAGTGGCAGCAACTGGACCCTGCCCAGAGACGCCTGTACCAGGATGTGATGCTGGAGATCTACAGCCACCTCTTCTCCGTGG GGTATCGCATTCCCAACCCAGAGATCATTTTCAggatggaaaagagaaaggagcaaTGGATGAGGGAGGCTGAACTCCCACGTCAGAGGTATCACG aaGGGGAGTCTGGGCTTGAAACCCTACAATGGGAAATTTCTGAAACGGCTTCATTTCACAATGAGATGTTGGATGAAGTCACAAGAGATGGCACATGGTGTTCCATTTTAGAAAAGCTGTGGGAAGAAGCTGACCAAACAAAGAGAGATCAGAAAAATCAAAGTAAACCTTCACATCAGGGGGCTTTCCTCAACAAGAAAAAATTGAACACAGAGAGGGACCGTAACTATAAGGACCCTGGAAAAATCATCCGTGCGAGGCCCCACCTTGTTTCTTCACAAAAGAGACCTCGTAAACGTTGCTCTCGTGCAAAAAGTTTGAAACCTAACCTAGAAGTAAATCATCAAAATCAAAGCAACACCACAGAACACCTTGATGAGATGGTTGAATCTGGTCAGCTATTCACCCATAGCTCTTCCAGTGCCAGCTGCAAAAATACTCATACAGGAGAGAACTTCTGTGAAGGTAATTCATGTACAAAAGGCTTCAGCCATAAACAGTCATTCACACAACATCAAGTTCACACTCAGGAAAAACCAGATAAGTGCACTGAGTGTGGGAGGGACTTTACCCAGAAGTCACACCTCCTTGAACAACAGAGATTCCATAGTGTAGAAAACCTCCAGGAATGTGGTAAATGTGGGAGAGCCTTCACCCCACAACCAAAACTCGGTGTATATGTGACAGATCATACAGGTAACATACCGTATAtatgtaaggaatgtggaaaaGTCTTTGTTCAGAGGCCAGAACTGGTTACACACCAGAAAACTCACACTAGAAAGAAGCCCCATAAATGCcatgaatgtggaaaagcctttttCCAGATGTTATCTCTCTTCAGACATCAGAAAACTCATACTAGAGAAAAACTCTatgaatgcagtgaatgtgggaagggCTTCTCCCAGAATTCAACCCTCAGTATACATCAGAAAATTCATACCGGCGAGCGACAGTACgtatgcagtgaatgtgggaaggccttcacCCAGAAGTCAACACTCAGCTTGCACCAGAGGATCCATTCAGGGGATAAGTCTTATGTGTGTATTGAATGTGGCCAGGCCTTTATCCAGAAGGCACACCTGATTGTACATCAGAGAAGTCACACGGGAGAGAAACCTTATCAGTGCCACAACTGTGGAAAATCATTCATTTCCAAGTCACAACTTGATATACATCATCGAATCCATACTGgggagaaaccttatgaatgtagTGACTGTGGGAAAACCTTCACCCAAAAGTCACACCTCAACATACACCAGaaaattcacactggagaaagacaCCACgtgtgcagtgaatgtgggaaggccttcaacCAGAAGTCAATACTCAGCATGCATCAGcgaattcacactggagagaagccttACAAATGCAGTgactgtgggaaagcctttactTCCAAGTCACAATTCAGAGAGCATCAGCGgatccacactggagagaaaccctatgtaTGCACTGCATGTGGGAAGGCTTTCAATGGTAGGTCAAATTTCCATAAACATCAGATGACTCACAGTAGAGAGAGAACTTTTGCCTGTTACAAGTGTGGACACACCTTCACCCAGAAATCAGAGCTGATTACACATCAGAGAACTCATATAGGAGAGAAACCTTACGAATGCTGTGACTGTGGGAAGTCCTTCAGTAGGAAACCACAACTCAAAGTGCATCAACGAATCCACACGGGAGAGAGACCTTACATGTGTTCCAAGTGTGGGAAGAGCTTCAACAACAGATCAAATTTTAATAAACACCAAACAACTCATACCAGAGACAAATCTTCAGTTCCtaatatgcatatacataaatga